The following are from one region of the Mesorhizobium sp. B4-1-4 genome:
- a CDS encoding DUF2849 domain-containing protein, which yields MKILTANRLGDGIAVWYADGGWAETVDQADLAHDKAAEDRLEAIGARAFAANEVVDVNLIDAEIVDGVVEPVRLREKIRAAGPTIRGDLGKQAERTA from the coding sequence ATGAAGATATTGACCGCCAATCGCCTCGGCGACGGCATTGCCGTCTGGTACGCCGATGGCGGCTGGGCCGAGACGGTGGATCAGGCGGACCTTGCCCACGACAAAGCTGCCGAGGATCGCCTGGAGGCGATCGGCGCCAGGGCGTTTGCCGCCAACGAGGTGGTCGACGTCAACCTGATCGACGCGGAAATCGTTGACGGCGTGGTCGAGCCCGTGCGGCTGCGCGAGAAGATCCGCGCCGCGGGCCCGACGATCCGTGGCGATCTCGGCAAGCAGGCCGAGCGGACAGCCTAG